In Acetonema longum DSM 6540, the genomic window TGCTCCGCAAATTGATTTCGAACAGGAAAAAACCTCCATCGACATTGGTGTAATCCGTTCCGAGCTAGAAACATCGGATAGCGGTGGTTCTATCGACTGGGATAAAAAATCAAATTTGGATTTCGGCATTACGACAGGTTTAAGCGAAAAGGTTGCGCTACAATATAAATATCAAAATTTAGATTCGGGCGATGGTTACTTGCTCACTCCTAACGATACAGTCGACAGCAAGGTACACGAACTGAATGTGTTGTGCAAATTAGATTCAAATTTTTATGCCTTTTTGGGTGTGCAACGTCTGTCCGGTGATTTAAGCGTACCGGGGGCAGGGTCTTTAGATATTGATTCAACGACAGTTGCTCAAATCGGCGTTACCGGCACCACTAATCTTGCCGACAAACTTACTGGATGGGCAACTGCCGCTGTTGGCAACGATAACTATTCTTATGAGATTGGTCTTGGCTATGAGATAGCTGACAATACAGACATCAATCTATTCTATCGCTACAAAGAGTTCAGTGATCTCGAATTTAAAGATATTTCGGGATATGAGTTTGACGCTAAAAGCAAGGGCTTTGGTGCAGGTGTAACGTTCAAGTTCTAAGCTTAAAGCTACCAGTTGACCGATAAGGAGACGGGCATTCCGTCTCCTTATTGTTTCAAAACCCGCCTATCCGCCGGGTTTGAATCTATTCTGTAAGCCATTCCGTAGCGGTATAATGATACCATTTTTTTATGTTAGTCCTTCGCCTTACCCTCTTTGGAAGAAGTAATTACTAGGTCCATATTATCAAAAAAATCAAGTCTTGGAGGTGCTAGGCGCAACTTGCCATAATAAAAGGGTTCGCATCTCTGCGAACCCTTTTATTTCCTGGTGGGGCATGCTGGTTTCGAACCAGCGGCCTCTTGAATGTGAATCAAGCGCTCTCCCACTGAGCTAATACCCCATATCAAAATGTAGATATAGTATACCATAAACGAGAGGATTTATCTAGCGGTAATAAGCTTTCTTTGTCGGGTTTTTCACTCCATTATGTATACTTTGATGTTCCTGCGTCCAAAAATCAGAGCCTCACGCCGGTTTTCAAAAGCTAGGTCGATTTTGTTGCCTTTAATGGAACTGCCGATGTCGTCGGCTACGGCGTAGCCATAGTCTTCTATGTACAGGCGGGTGCCCAGGGGAATCACTGTGGGGTCCACTGCTACCAGACCATGTCGCAGGCGGTGGCCGCGTTTAGTGTAATTCCCCGTATTGGGGTCCTGGGAGGTATAGGCTGAAGCGTTCATGGTCAATGCTTGTTTGTATTGATCGGGTTTGGCAGAGGCTTCTTTCAGTTTTCCCAACACCTTTAAGTCTGCCTGACCGGTAGCTGGCAGGTTAAAGGCTTTTTGCACTTTTTTCACGGCTTCGCCGGTGGCTGGGCCGAATACGCCGTCTACCCAGCCGGGATAAAAACCTGTATCGGCCAGGAGCTGCTGCAGCTGCTGCACTGCCTGGCCCCTGTCGCCGGCAGCCAGGGGCTTGTCCTCACTTGCCGCAAAAGAAATGCCAGTAAAGGCCAGCAAACAGCAGAGTATAGCCAGAAGAAATTTGGATCGCACTATGATGTCTCCTTTTGCCTTGGCCGGTATTCCTGCCGGCCTTTTTCCTGTCCTGTAGTCTATTTTACTATAGGATCAGGTGGCGAGAAAAGGAGAAAATTCGCTAAAAGCAGGAATTTAAAAAGGAAATTTCAGGGCTCCAGACACAGAATCAAAAGGGCATAATCCCCAATCGCATCATAAGCAAACCGAAAGTCACGGCCATAAAACCGGCTAACAGGGTATAGTCTTTAAAAGACAAGGCCACGTTGGCGATAAAACTGCGCTTGCCGGCGGCAAAGCCTCTCAGCTCCAGGGACATGGCCATGGTTTCCGAGCGGCTGATGGAACGCAGCACCAGTGGCTGAACCACGGTAATATAAGACATGAATTTGTGCACCAGGCTGCCCCGGCTGGAGTAGCCGCGGCAGGCTTGAGCCTCCTGTACGGCCCGGCTTTCGGCCAGGAGGTCGGGAACGAAGCGAAGGGCTGCGGTAAACATGAAGGCAAACTCATAGGGAATGCGGCACTGACTGACCAGGGCGGTGGTCAGGTCCTGGATGCGTGTGGTGGCCAGGAGAATAATAAAGGCAAAGCACATGATGAACATCCGGAAAGCAGCGGCTACCGCCGCTGTCATATCCGTTCCCAGCAGGTACTGCAATCCGATCAGGAAGACTCCCACCAGGCTCAGGCCCACCAGTGTCTTAACGCCTTTGGCGAAACCTGCCCCCAATAAAACCAGGAGGGCCATAACCAGGGTCAGCCCCCCCAGCGCCAACGGCGATTTCAGAAGAAAGGCCCATACGGTGATCAGGAAGGTCGCTGCCAGCTTGGTTAAAGGCGCAATTCTACGCATGGATTTCTCCTCCTTTTCGCTGTTGAATCCTCTGGCCTAAGGCAACGGCGTCGGTGGTCAGCGGTATTCCCTGATGGCTGAGGCCACGGGATATTTTGACTGCCGCCGGCTCCCGCAGACCCAGACTCTCCACTTGCTGACAGGTGGCGAAGAATTCGGCCACCGGCCCGTCAAAGGCTTTTTCCCCATCAGCCATGACAATGACCCGCTGGGCATAGCGCACCAGACAGTCCATATCATGAGTAACCAGGATAATGGTCTTGCCGGCCTGGCGCAGCCGGGTCAACAGCTGCATGAACAGTTCCCGGGTCCGGACATCCTGTCCGCTGGTAGGTTCATCCAGAATCAGCACGGCCGGCTCCATGGCCAGGGCCGAGGCCACCGCCACTTTTTGCTTCAGACCCTTGGACAGGGTCCGGGGATAGCGGGCGGCCAGAAAGGTGATTCCTACGGTTTCCATGGCTTCGTCTACGACCCGGTGCACCTTTTCCGGCGGGAAACCCAGCTGTTCCGGGCCATAGGCTATTTCCGCCGCTACGGTATCGCGAAACATCTGCCGGTCAGGGTTCTGAAACACATAGCCGATATAGCGGGCCATATCCGCCGGACTGCAGGAGACGGTATCCCGTCCGTCATACAGGATCTGGCCGGCCGTGGGCTTTAACAGGGACATCATCAGCTTGGTCAGAGTCGTCTTGCCGCTGCCATTGCGGCCGGCGACAGCGACAAATTCACCCTGGGCCAGCTGCAGTGATACATCTTTTACTACGATTGCCTGGTCCCGGCTGTAGGAAAAGCGGACATTACGCAGTTCGAGCATTTTTTGACACCTCATTTGCCTGGGTCATATAACGGACCAGCTCAAAAATGGCTTCGTCCTCCTGCCGCCAGTCGCCGAAGGGTTGGCCAGCCGTTTGCTCCATATAGAGCTTCAGGGTCCAAAGGGCCGGCAGTCCCTCCCGGTAAGAATCCTGACAAGCCATATGACGCAGCACTTTAGCCGCCGGACCGGCTGCTGCGATACTGCCTTCCTGCAGCAGGACCAACTGAGTGGCGTAAGGCAGCACCTTGGCCAGATCGTGTTCTACGAGCACCACGGTTAAATGATTTTGCCGGTTCAACTCGGACAGCAAGGTATATAGTTCGGCCGCGCCTTCCGGGTCCAGGGCGGAAGCCGCCTCATCCAGCACCAGAATGGAAGGCCGGGTAGCCAGTACGGCGGCGATGGCCAGCCGCTGTCTCTGTCCGCCGGACAAGGCGGCTATTTCTTTTCTTTCCTGCCCCGTCAAGCCTACCATGGCCAAAGCTTCCTGCACCCGCCGGCTGATTTCAGCCGGCGCCGCTCCGCGGTTTTCCAGGCTAAACGCCACTTCTTCCTCTACTGTCATGGTAACCAGCTGGCTTTCATAGTCCTCCAGCACAATGCCGACGGTTTCGGCCAGTTCCGCCACCTGCCGCTGCAGGGTATTCACCCCGTTAACCAGCAGTGAGCCGCCTACTGCTCCGCCAAAATAGTGAGGGGCCAGACCGGCAATCGCCAGGCAAAGGGTGGTCTTGCCCGAGCCGCCGTCTCCGGTAATCACCGTAAAGGAGCCGGCCGGCACGGTCAGGGATATGTTGTTTAGCGCCTGAATTTTGCCGCCGTAAGAGAAGGAAAAGGCATTGAAAGTAACGACCGGGTTCATTTTATTCTTCTCCCTTTTGCGCAAAGATTTTATGGGCCGGGAAATAGAGCATCTGAGTGATGACGGTATTGATCGCCGCTACAGTCAGAACCACCGGGATCATGCCATAGAGATACATCTGCATAGGCAGCTCCAGGGCCAGCTTGGTGGCGGTTACGAAAGTCATGCCGCTGGCCAGGGTAGTCAACAGGCCAAGTACCGCCGGCTGCAGATTGAACTTACCCAACTGGAACCGGATGCCGGAACGGACCAGAGCGGCGCAGACTACGGCGCCCAGTACCTCACTGAGCAGATTGGCATAGGGAAATATGGATTTGGAAGAAACTACGCCGATAGCTCCTGCGACCAGCCCGATGCCTATGGCCTGGGGAATGGCAGGGCGCACCAGGATCATCACCAGGCAGTACATGGCAATGGTCCAATTCGGACTGACCCCGGCTACGCTGGGGCTGACCAGTCGCAGAATAGTGCCTATTGCCAGGAATAGAGCGGTCATGGCAATCCAGCGGTATTTGCCCCCCGTTCCTTCTACCATAGTGACTTGCGTTTTTTCTTCTGTATTCATCGCTTTTTCCTCCTCTGCTTTTTCTGTGGAAACCGTTCCCAACGGCCGCAAAACAAAAAACCCCCGCGTCTCGGTCAGATGATATCATCTGACAGGGACGGGGGGAATAACCCGCGGTGCCACCCTGATTGGCTATATAAAAATAGCCCGGCTCATACCAGGTACGGGACTGAAATCCGATACCCGCTTCCCGGTAACGGGGGAAGAAGCCGACAGCGCCTACCCCTTCTCAAAGGCTCGGACTGTATCTCCCAGGCCCATTCCACACGCTGATTC contains:
- a CDS encoding outer membrane protein, whose translation is MRRILWCTILTIILASGIVSAAPQIDFEQEKTSIDIGVIRSELETSDSGGSIDWDKKSNLDFGITTGLSEKVALQYKYQNLDSGDGYLLTPNDTVDSKVHELNVLCKLDSNFYAFLGVQRLSGDLSVPGAGSLDIDSTTVAQIGVTGTTNLADKLTGWATAAVGNDNYSYEIGLGYEIADNTDINLFYRYKEFSDLEFKDISGYEFDAKSKGFGAGVTFKF
- a CDS encoding 3D domain-containing protein, translating into MRSKFLLAILCCLLAFTGISFAASEDKPLAAGDRGQAVQQLQQLLADTGFYPGWVDGVFGPATGEAVKKVQKAFNLPATGQADLKVLGKLKEASAKPDQYKQALTMNASAYTSQDPNTGNYTKRGHRLRHGLVAVDPTVIPLGTRLYIEDYGYAVADDIGSSIKGNKIDLAFENRREALIFGRRNIKVYIME
- a CDS encoding energy-coupling factor transporter transmembrane component T family protein gives rise to the protein MRRIAPLTKLAATFLITVWAFLLKSPLALGGLTLVMALLVLLGAGFAKGVKTLVGLSLVGVFLIGLQYLLGTDMTAAVAAAFRMFIMCFAFIILLATTRIQDLTTALVSQCRIPYEFAFMFTAALRFVPDLLAESRAVQEAQACRGYSSRGSLVHKFMSYITVVQPLVLRSISRSETMAMSLELRGFAAGKRSFIANVALSFKDYTLLAGFMAVTFGLLMMRLGIMPF
- a CDS encoding energy-coupling factor ABC transporter ATP-binding protein, yielding MLELRNVRFSYSRDQAIVVKDVSLQLAQGEFVAVAGRNGSGKTTLTKLMMSLLKPTAGQILYDGRDTVSCSPADMARYIGYVFQNPDRQMFRDTVAAEIAYGPEQLGFPPEKVHRVVDEAMETVGITFLAARYPRTLSKGLKQKVAVASALAMEPAVLILDEPTSGQDVRTRELFMQLLTRLRQAGKTIILVTHDMDCLVRYAQRVIVMADGEKAFDGPVAEFFATCQQVESLGLREPAAVKISRGLSHQGIPLTTDAVALGQRIQQRKGGEIHA
- a CDS encoding energy-coupling factor ABC transporter ATP-binding protein → MNPVVTFNAFSFSYGGKIQALNNISLTVPAGSFTVITGDGGSGKTTLCLAIAGLAPHYFGGAVGGSLLVNGVNTLQRQVAELAETVGIVLEDYESQLVTMTVEEEVAFSLENRGAAPAEISRRVQEALAMVGLTGQERKEIAALSGGQRQRLAIAAVLATRPSILVLDEAASALDPEGAAELYTLLSELNRQNHLTVVLVEHDLAKVLPYATQLVLLQEGSIAAAGPAAKVLRHMACQDSYREGLPALWTLKLYMEQTAGQPFGDWRQEDEAIFELVRYMTQANEVSKNARTA
- a CDS encoding tryptophan transporter, with translation MNTEEKTQVTMVEGTGGKYRWIAMTALFLAIGTILRLVSPSVAGVSPNWTIAMYCLVMILVRPAIPQAIGIGLVAGAIGVVSSKSIFPYANLLSEVLGAVVCAALVRSGIRFQLGKFNLQPAVLGLLTTLASGMTFVTATKLALELPMQMYLYGMIPVVLTVAAINTVITQMLYFPAHKIFAQKGEE